From Pseudomonas arsenicoxydans:
GACCACTCCGGGCAAGCCGGGTGAGGCGCGTGATCTCAAGCTGGAAATGAAAGTGTTGGCTGACGTTGGTCTGTTGGGCTTGCCCAATGCTGGCAAAAGTACCTTCATTCGTTCGGTATCGGCCGCCAAGCCGAAAGTCGCCGACTACCCGTTCACCACGCTGGTGCCAAACCTGGGTGTGGTCAGCGTCGATCGCTGGAAGAGCTTCGTGGTCGCGGACATTCCGGGGCTGATCGAAGGGGCTTCCGACGGCGCAGGCCTGGGGATCCGTTTCCTCAAGCACTTGTCGCGTACCCGTTTGCTACTGCACCTCGTCGACATGGCGCCGCTGGATGACGCCAGCGCTCCGGATGCCGCTGAAGTGATCGTCAGCGAGCTGACCAAGTTCAGCCCGTCCCTGGCTGAGCGTGATCGCTGGCTGGTGCTGAACAAATGCGACCAGATCCTTGAAGAAGAGCACGACGCTCGCGTCAAGGAAATCGTCGATCGTCTGGAGTGGACCGGTCCTGTTTACGTGATTTCGGCCATCTCCAAGCTCGGTACCGAGCGTCTGTGTCACGACATCATGCGTTACATGGAAGACCGTGCTGATCGTCTGGCTAACGACCCGGCCTACAAGGAAGAGCTGGCCGAACTCGATCAGCGCATCGAAGACGAAGCCCGTGCTCAGCTGCAGGCGCTGGATGATCAGCGTGCCCTGCGTCGCAGTGGCGTGAAGTCGGTCCACGACATCGGCGACGATGATTGGGACGAAGAAGATGTGGATGATGAAGACGGTCCGGAAATCATTTACGTGCGTGACTGATTCGTTGCGATAAACTTAAACGCCGCTTGCTAGAGCGGCGTTTTAGTATCTGGAAATCGGTAGTCACGAATAACGTTACGGGCAGTGCTACGTCGCGCTGTCCTCAAGCTAAGGTTGAAGATGATGCGGAGCAAGGTGACAGGTGCGCAGCGTTGGGTCGTGAAAATCGGCAGCGCTTTGCTGACGGCGGACGGCAAGGGCCTGGATCGCGCGGCAATGGGTGTCTGGGTCGAGCAGATGGTGGCTCTGCATGAAGCTGGCGTCGAGCTGGTGCTGGTGTCCTCCGGGGCCGTGGCAGCGGGGATGAGTCGCTTGGGCTGGACGGTACGACCCAGTGCGATGCACGAGCTGCAGGCCGCTGCCGCCATCGGTCAGATGGGGTTGGTGCAGGCCTGGGAGTCGAGCTTCGCCGAGCATGGCCGGCACACCGCGCAGATTCTCCTGACGCACGATGACTTGTCCGACCGCAAACGCTATCTGAATGCGCGCAGTACGCTGCGAGCGTTGGTCGAGCTAAAAGTGATCCCGGTCATCAACGAAAACGACACCGTGGTAACCGACGAGATCCGTTTTGGCGACAACGACACCTTGGCGGCGCTGGTGGCGAACCTGGTTGAGGCTGATCTGCTGGTCATTCTCACCGACCGCGATGGCATGTTCGACGCTGACCCTCGCAACAATCCCAACGCTAACCTGATTTACGAAGCGCGCGCCGATGATCCTGCGCTGGATGCTGTCGCGGGCGGCACCGGTGGTGCATTGGGTCGTGGCGGTATGCAGACCAAATTGCGCGCTGCGCGTCTGGCTGCGCGTTCCGGTGCCCACACCATCATCGTGGGTGGGCGCATTGAGCGCGTGCTGGATCGTCTGAAGGCGGGGGAGCGCATCGGCACCTTGCTGTCGCCGGAGCGCGGCATGCTGGCGGCGCGCAAGCAATGGCTGGCAGGGCATCTGCAGACTCGCGGCACCCTGGTGCTGGATGCGGGTGCGGTGACGGCGTTGTCCAAGGGCAACAAAAGTCTGCTGCCGGTGGGCGTCAAGCTGGTCCAGGGCAGTTTCCGGCGTGGCGAAATGGTCGTTTGCGTGGCTCCGGATGGTCGGGAGATCGCTCGCGGCCTGGCCAACTACAGTGCGCTAGAAGCACAAAAAATCATCGGTCAGTCGTCTGAGGCGATTGTCGGTCTGTTGGGTTACATGGCTGAGCCAGAACTGGTTCACCGCGATAACCTGATTCTGGTCTGAAGGAATACCTGAATGCGCATGGCAAAAGGATTATTGGGTCTGCTGTTGGCGATGCCGCTGCTGGCCTCGGCCGAGGAAATTGGCCAGGTGTCGACGGTGTTCAAATTCGTCGGCCCGAACGACCGTATCGTCGTCGAGGCGTTTGATGACCCTAAGGTCGAGGGCGTGACCTGCTACCTGTCGCGAGCCAAGACGGGCGGCGTTAAGGGTGGTTTGGGGTTGGCTGAAGATCGTGCTGAGGCGTCTATCGCTTGTCGCCAGGTCGGTCCGATCAGCTTCAAGGGCGAGCTCAAGGATGGCGACGAGGTGTTCAAGGAGCGCACATCGCTGGTGTTCAAGACCATGCAGGTGGTGCGTTTCCTCGACAAGAAGCGCAATACGCTGGTGTACCTGGTTTATAGCGATCGCCTGATCGAAGGCAGTCCACAGAATGCGGTGACGGCCATCCCGATCCTGCCGTGGACCCACGCTCAGTAAGCTAGCAAAGATCGAAATGTGGGAGTGGCGGTGCCGCTCCCATTTTTTTGTGTTGAGTTTGTTAAATCGCAGGCAATAAAAAACCGACCCTGAGGTCGGTTTTTTAACAAGCTTATCGCTTATGCGGCAACAGCAAGGTTCAGAGCCTTGACGTGACCGTTCAGGCGGCTCTTATGACGAGCTGCCTTGTTCTTGTGGATGATGCCTTTATCGGCCATACGGTCGATTACTGGCACAGCCAGAACGTAAGCTGCTTGAGCTTTTTCAGCGTCTTTTGCGTCGATGGCTTTAACTACATTCTTGATGTAGGTACGAACCATGGAACGCAGGCTGGCGTTGTGGCTGCGACGCTTCTCAGCCTGTTTTGCACGTTTTTTGGCGGAAGGTGTGTTGGCCACCGTCGAGCTCCTCGAAAGACTTTTTAGGAAATAGCAAACAAAATAGGCCGCGAATCATGCCGATGAGTTGATGTCTTGTCAAGGGCGGTTGAGACGTTCCGCTAAGTGGTAGGTATAAAGAGGCGGGATATTTATTTCCGGCGCTTGACCTGTAAACTCGCGAGCTTTGGCTCTGTGCTGCTGCGGCGCGGAGTATCGCATAAGTAGGCGCTTTGTTCGCCTGCTGTTTATCGACAGGCACAAACTCTTTCAATGAATCTGCTCAAATCGTTGGCCGCCGTCAGCTCTATCACGATGCTTTCCCGGATTCTGGGGTTCGTTCGTGACACTCTCATCGCGCGCACATTTGGCGCCGGAATGGCGACTGACGCCTTCTTCATCGCCTTTAAATTGCCCAATCTGCTGCGGCGAATCTTTGCCGAAGGGGCATTTTCCCAGGCGTTTGTGCCGATTCTTGCCGAATACAAAAGCCAGAAGGGCGAAGAGGCGACGCGAACGTTCATTGCTTACGTCAGCGGCCTGCTGACTTTGGTGCTGGCGCTGGTGACTGCGCTGGGCATGCTCGCCGCACCATGGGTTATCTGGGCCACGGCGCCGGGCTTCACCGATACCCCGGAAAAATTCGAGCTGACCTCCAGCCTGTTGCGGGTGACCTTCCCTTATATATTGCTCATTTCCCTGTCCTCATTGGCTGGGGCGATCCTCAATACGTACAACCGCTTTTCCGTGCCGGCCTTCGTGCCGACCCTGCTCAATGTCAGCATGATCATCTTTTCGGTGTTCCTGACGCCGTATTTCGATCCGCCGGTCATGGCGCTGGGTTGGGCGGTACTGGTGGGTGGCCTGGCGCAATTGCTCTATCAGCTGCCGCACCTGAAAAAGATCGGCATGCTCGTCCTTCCGCGCCTGAACTTGCGTGACACTGGCGTCTGGCGCGTCATGAAGCAGATGTTGCCGGCGATTCTCGGCGTGTCCGTGAGTCAGATTTCGCTGATCATCAACACTATTTTCGCCTCGTTCCTGGTCGCAGGCTCCGTGTCGTGGATGTATTACGCCGACCGCTTGATGGAATTGCCGTCCGGTGTGCTGGGAGTCGCGCTCGGAACGATTCTGCTGCCGACCCTGGCCAAGACCTACGCCAGCAAGGATCGCAACGAGTATTCGCGGATTCTCGATTGGGGCCTGCGCCTGTGCTTCGTGCTGGTGTTGCCATGTTCGCTGGCGCTGGGGATTCTGGCCGAGCCGCTGACGGTTTCGCTGTTCCAGTACGGTCAGTTCAGTGCGTTTGACGCATCCATGACCCAGCGGGCGTTGATTGCCTATTCTGTCGGTCTGCTCGGGATTATTGTGATCAAAGTGCTGGCGCCGGGCTTTTATGCGCAACAAAACATCCGGACCCCGGTAAAAATCGCGATTTTCACCCTGGTCGTTACCCAGTTGTTCAACCTGGTGCTGATCGGCCCGCTGGCTCACGCCGGTCTGGCCCTGGCGATCAGCGCCGGTGCCTGCATCAATGCCGGGCTATTGTTCTATCAATTGCGTAAACAGCAGATGTATCAGCCGCAACCGGGCTGGGCGAAGTTTGGCCTTAAACTGGTGATCGCCGTATTGGTCATGTCTGCGGTGCTACTGGTAGGGATGCACTTTATGCCGGCCTGGGATCAGGGGCATATGCTGGAACGGTTCCTGCGCCTGGGCGCATTGGTCGCGGCCGGTGTGGTCAGTTATTTCGGCATGCTGCTGTTGATGGGCTTCCGTTTGCGCGACTTCAATCGCAAGGCGCTGAGCTGAGGCTTTTGCCTCGATAAACATGGGCGAACCGGCAGTTTTGTCGGCTCGATTACTTTGGGTTACGGTGTTGCCTGTCGTCGGCCGCCGGGTGTGGTTATAATCGACCACTTTATGAGCAAGAAGCGCGTTATGCAGCTGGTTCGAGGCCTCCACAATCTGCGCCCCCAGCATCGGGGCTGTGTCGCCACTATTGGCAACTTTGACGGTGTTCACCGTGGCCACCAGGCTATCCTGGCGCGGCTGCGTGAGCGTGCTATCGAGTTGGGCGTGCCCAGCTGCGTGGTGATTTTCGAGCCGCAGCCACGGGAGTTCTTTGCCCCGGACACGGCTCCAGCCCGTCTGGCCCGGCTGCGGGATAAACTGCAGCTGCTGGCCGAGGAAGGCGTCGACCGCGTCCTGTGCCTGGCCTTCAATCAGCGCCTGAGCAAGCTCAGCGCCAATGAATTCGTCGATACCATTCTGGTTGACGGCCTGGGCGTGCAGCACCTGGAGGTCGGTGACGACTTCCGGTTCGGTTGCGATCGAATCGGGGATTTCGATTTCCTGCAGCATGCCGGTGTCCTTCAGGGCTTTACCGTCGAAGCGGCGCAGACAGTCGAGCTGGACGGTATTCGCGTCAGCAGCACTCAGGTCCGCAATGCCCTGGCCGCTGCTGATTTTGCCTTGGCCGAGCGCCTGCTCGGGCGTCCGTTCCGGATTGCCGGGCGCGTGTTGCATGGCCAGAAGCTGGCGCGTCAGTTGGGTACGCCGACCGCCAACATTCAACTCAAGCGTCGTCGCGTGCCGCTGACCGGGGTTTACCTGGTCAATGTCGACATCGACGGCAAGACCTGGCCAGGCGTTGCCAATATTGGCGTGCGGCCCACCGTTCAAGGTGATGGCAAAGCCCACCTTGAAGTGCATCTTTTAGATTTTGCCGGCGATCTGTATGACCGGCGTTTGACGGTGGTTTTCCACCACAAGCTGCGTGAAGAGCAGCGTTTCGCCTCTCTGGAGGCGCTTAAGACGGCGATCAATGCGGATGTTGCCGCCGCCCGTGCCCTGTCGCACCTAGCGCCAATCGCTAATGAAGAGCCTTAAATGACCGACTATAAAGCCACGCTAAACCTTCCGGACACCGCCTTCCCAATGAAGGCCGGCCTGCCTCAGCGCGAACCGCAGATTCTGCAGCGCTGGGACAGCATTGGCCTGTACGGTAAGTTGCGCGAGATTGGCAAGGATCGTCCGAAGTTCGTACTGCACGACGGTCCTCCGTACGCCAACGGCACGATTCACATCGGTCATGCGCTGAACAAGATTCTCAAGGACATGATCATCCGCTCGAAAACCCTGTCGGGTTTCGACGCGCCTTATGTTCCGGGCTGGGACTGCCACGGCCTGCCGATCGAACACAAAGTCGAAGTGACCCACGGTAAAAACCTGGGCGCGGACAAGACCCGCGAACTGTGCCGTGCCTACGCCACCGAGCAGATCGAAGGCCAGAAATCCGAATTCATCCGTCTGGGCGTGTTGGGCGACTTCGCCAACCCGTACAAGACCATGGACTTCAAGAACGAGGCCGGTGAAATCCGCGCCTTGGCCGAAATCGTCAAGGGCGGTTTCGTGTTCAAGGGCCTCAAGCCTGTGAACTGGTGCTTCGACTGCGGTTCGGCCCTGGCTGAAGCGGAAGTCGAGTACGAAAACAAAAAGTCCTCGACCATCGACGTGGCGTTCCCGATTGCCGATGAAGCCGAACTGGCTGCCGCTTTCGGTCTGGCGTCGTTGGCCAAGCCTGCGTCCATCGTGATCTGGACCACCACCCCGTGGACCATCCCGGCCAACCAGGCGCTGAACGTTCACCCGGAATTCAACTACGCCCTGGTCGATGTCGGCGACAAGTTGCTGGTGCTGGCTGAAGAGCTGGTCGAGTCGTGCCTGGCCCGTTACAGCCTGGAAGGCTCGGTCATCGCGACCACCACCGGTAAAGCGCTGGAGCTGATCAACTTCCGTCACCCGTTCTACGATCGCCTGTCGCCGGTTTACCTGGCCGAGTACGTTGAATTGGGCGCCGGTACGGGTGTGGTTCACTCCTCGCCAGCCTACGGCGTGGACGACTTCGTGACCTGCAAGAAGTACGGCATGGTCAACGACGACATCATCAATCCGGTGCAAAGCAACGGCGTTTACGTGCCATCGCTGGAGTTCTTCGGCGGCCAGTTCATCTGGAAAGCCAACCCGGCCATCGTCGACAAACTGACCGAAGTCGGTGCGTTGCTGCACACCAGCATCATCGAACACAGCTACATGCACTGCTGGCGTCACAAGACTCCGCTGATCTACCGCGCCACCGCGCAGTGGTTCATCGGCATGGACAAAGAGCCTGTAACCGGCGACACCCTGCGCAAGCGGGCTATCAAAGCCATCGAAGAGACCAAGTTCGTTCCGGCCTGGGGCCAGGCGCGCCTGCACTCGATGATCGCCAACCGGCCGGACTGGTGCATCTCCCGTCAGCGTAACTGGGGCGTGCCAATTCCGTTCTTCCTGAACAAGGAAAGCGGTGAACTGCACCCGCGTACTGCTGAACTGATGGAAGAAGTGGCCAAGCGCGTCGAAGTCGAAGGCATCGAAGCCTGGTTCAAGATGGACGCCGCCGAGTTGCTCGGTGATGAAGCGCCGCAATACGACAAGATCAGCGACACCCTGGACGTCTGGTTCGATTCGGGCACCACGCACTGGCACGTCCTGCGCGGTTCGCACCCGATGGGCCACGAGACCGGTCCGCGTGCGGACCTGTACCTGGAAGGCTCGGATCAACACCGCGGCTGGTTCCATTCGTCGCTGCTGACCGGTTGCGCCATCGACAACCACGCGCCGTACCGCGAGCTGCTGACCCACGGCTTCACCGTCGATGAGTCCGGCCGCAAAATGTCCAAGTCCCTTGGCAACGTGATCGCACCACAAAAAGTCAACGACACCCTGGGCGCCGACATCATGCGTCTGTGGGTAGCATCGACCGATTACTCGGGCGAAATGGCAGTTTCCGAGCAGATTCTGCAGCGCAGCGCGGACGCCTACCGGCGTATCCGTAACACCGCACGCTTCCTGCTTTCGAACCTGACCGGTTTCAACCCGGCCACCGACATCCTGCCCGCCGAAGAAATGCTGGCGCTGGACCGTTGGGCCGTGGACCGTACTTTGCTGCTGCAACGCGAGTTGCAAGAGCACTACGGCGAGTACCGCTTCTGGAACGTCTACTCCAAGATCCACAACTTCTGCGTGCAGGAGCTGGGCGGCTTCTACCTCGACATCATCAAGGACCGTCAGTACACCACTGGCGCCAACAGCAAGGCTCGCCGTTCGGCGCAAACCGCGCTGTACCACATCTCTGAAGCGCTGGTGCGCTGGATCGCTCCGATCCTTGCGTTCACCGCCGACGAACTGTGGGAATACCTGCCGGGCGAGCGTAACGAATCGGTGATGCTCAACACCTGGTACGAAGGCCTGACCGAACTGCCGGCAGACGTCGAACTGGGCCGCGCCTATTGGGAGCGGATCATGGAGGTCAAGGTAGCGGTCAACAAGGAAATGGAAATCCAGCGCGCGGCCAAGGCCGTCGGTGGCAACCTGCAAGCCGAAGTGACGCTGTTCGCCGAAGAGGCGCTGAGCGCCGACCTGGCCAAGCTGAGCAACGAACTGCGCTTCGTGCTGATCACCTCGACCGCCACTGTCGCACCGTTCGTGCAGGCTCCGGCCGATGCCGTGGTCACCGAAGTCAGCGGTTTGAAGTTGCAAGTGGTCAAGTCGAGCCACGCCAAGTGCGCCCGTTGCTGGCACTGCCGTGAAGACGTCGGCGTGAATCCGGAGCATCCGGAAATCTGCGGTCGTTGCGTCGACAACATCAGCGGCGCTGGCGAGGTTCGTCACTATGCCTAACGCGGCTGGCCGTTTCGGACGGCTGAGCTGGCTCTGGTTGAGTTTGCTGGTCCTGGTCATCGACCAGGCCAGCAAGTTCTACTTCGAAGGCAAGCTCGAGATGTACCAGCAAATCGTGGTCATCCCCGATTTGTTCAGCTGGACACTGGCCTACAACACCGGCGCGGCGTTCAGCTTCCTGGCTGACAGCTCCGGCTGGCAGCGCTGGTTGTTCGCCCTGATTGCCGTCGTGGTCAGTGCGGTGCTGGTGGTGTGGCTCAAGCGCCTGGGGCGCAACGAAACCTGGCTGGCGATTGCGCTGGCCCTGGTGCTCGGTGGCGCGCTGGGCAATCTGTACGACCGCATTGCCCTGGGTCATGTGATCGATTTCATTCTGGTGCATTGGCAGAACCGCTGGTATTTCCCGGCGTTCAACTTCGCCGACAGTGCAATCACTGTCGGTGCCGTAATGCTTGCACTGGACATGTTCAAAAGTAAGAAAACCGGAGAAGCCGTTCATGACTGAACAGGTATTGGCTGAGCAACGCATCCGCCAGAACACGGAAGTCACTTTGCACTTTGCACTGCGCCTGGAGAACGGCGACACGGTCGACAGCACATTCGACAAAGCCCCGGCGACCTTCAAGGTCGGTGACGGCAACCTGTTGCCAGGTTTCGAAGCAGCGCTGTTCGGCTTCAAGGCGGGCGACAAGCGTACTCTGACGATTCAGCCGGAAAACGCGTTTGGCCAGCCCAATCCGCAGAACGTGCAGATCATTCCCCGTTCGCAGTTCAAGGACATGGAACTGTCGCCCGGTTTGCTGGTGATCTTCAACGATGCAGCGAATACCGAACTGCCCGGTGTGGTGAAGGAATTCGATGACGAGCAAGTGACCATCGACTTCAACCATCCGCTGGCCGGTAAAACCTTGACCTTTGACGTCGAGATCATCAGCGTAAAATCGCTGTAACTGACCGAACACGGTCCACTGTGGGAGCAGGCTCGCTCTCACAGTCGGTTTTTCACTGTTTTTGCTATTTCTTGCGCGCAAGACACGAGGCACAGCATGCAAATCAAACTCGCCAACCCCCGTGGCTTCTGCGCCGGTGTGGACCGCGCGATCGAAATCGTCAACCGCGCCCTGGAAGTCTTCGGGCCGCCGATCTATGTGCGCCATGAAGTGGTCCACAACAAATTCGTCGTCGAAGACCTGCGTGCTCGCGGGGCGATCTTCGTCGAAGAGCTGGATCAGGTGCCGGACGATGTCATCGTTATCTTCAGTGCCCACGGCGTTTCCCAGGCCGTACGTACCGAAGCGGCCGGCCGTGGATTGAAAGTATTCGACGCAACCTGCCCGCTGGTGACCAAGGTGCACATCGAAGTTGCGCGCTACAGCCGCGACGGCCGTGAATGCATCCTCATTGGCCACGCCGGTCATCCGGAAGTCGAAGGCACCATGGGCCAGTACGATGGCAGCAATGGCGGTGCGATCTATCTGGTCGAAGACGAGAAAGACGTCGCCTCATTGCAGGTCAACAATCCTGAAAAACTGGCGTTCGTGACCCAGACCACCCTGTCCATGGACGACACCAGCCGGGTGATCGACGCGCTGCGTACACGCTTCCCGGCGATCGGTGGCCCGCGCAAGGATGACATTTGCTACGCCACGCAAAACCGTCAGGATGCGGTCAAGCAACTGGCCGACGAGTGCGACGTGGTACTGGTGGTCGGCAGCCCTAACAGCTCCAACTCCAACCGCTTGCGTGAACTCGCCGAGCGCATGGCCACACCGGCCTATCTGATCGACGGTGCCGAAGACTTGCAAAAGAGCTGGTTCGAAGGTGTCGAACGCATCGGCATTACCGCCGGCGCCTCTGCGCCGGAAGTTCTGGTGCGTGGTGTGATCCAGCAGTTGCAGGCCTGGGGAGCAACCGGTGCCGATGAGCTGGCTGGTCGTGAGGAGAACATCACGTTCTCCATGCCTAAAGAGTTACGGGTCCGCTCGCTGCTCTGAGGTTTATCCTCGTTCGCATAACGCCTGTGCAGCCTGTTTGCTGCGCAGGCTGACGCGCCCACTCGAGGCCAGCACCACCTGGTACTGACTCACCGGTTTGCGGGCTGCGCAAACGTGCAGCGTCCCCGATTGAAATCCACCGTACAGCGGTTCTCCCAGATGACTGAAACGTACGGAAGTCTGGACATGCTGATTGCCGAAAATCGACACCCGAGTGCTGCTCTGGTGCTCAACCAGCAGCGGATTGCTGCTGTCCTCCTGGCCTCTGCCGCGTACATCCACAATGATCCGCCAACCCTGACCCCAGTCGTCGTTTATTCCGTGGATGATGACGGTCTGATTAAGCGTAATCGCTGCGCTTCTGGCGTTGCGAATACCACTGGCGAGAGACTTCGCCGCCTCCTCGCGATGGTTCGCTTGCGTAAGCGCTGCGAACGCCGGACTGACCAATAGCAGAACAATCCCGACAATCGTCAGTCCCATAAGCAGTTCGATCAGGCTAAAGCCTCGCTGATGCATGTCATCTCCCTCCATGGAGTGCGGCGGCCCACGCATTCCCTGCGCGAGTAATGGCAAATCAACCGTACGCCTGCCGGTCGAATGTTCTAGCGTGTAGAAGCAGGTATAGCCGACGGCAACGGAGGGCACTGATGGATCTTCGTACAAAAGGTTTCACGCTGATCGAGCTGCTGGTCTCGCTCGCGGTTTTTCTGATCCTGATCACCCTGGCCGTGCCAATGTTTACCCGATCGGTGCAAAACAGCAGGGCCGACACCGAAGTCGGTGATCTGCAACGCGGACTCAATTTCGCACGGCTTGAAGCTATCGACCGGGGCATCACCACCCGTTTGCGCCCCACAGCCGGTGGCAGCGTCTGGACTGGCGAGTTGACGGTCTACGACGGTACTGGCACGCCGGCCAATGTATTGCGGGTTGTTCCAGCGATGAGCAGCGGCGCGACTCTGACGCTAACCTCAGGAGTGACCGCTATCGATTTCAACAATCTGGGCGGCTTATCGGCGCCATCCACACCCGTGGTGATCAGCTATGTGCTGGGCGCGCAAAGCAGGACGCTGAATGTGTGTTTGAACGGACGAATTCTATTGGGTGGAAGTTGCGGATGAGGGAGCGGAGCCAGCATGCACAGGAAGGCATGACGCTGATCGAAGTCTTGGTCGCGTTGGTGATTCTGACCGTGGGGTTGTTAGGTGCGGCGGCGATTCAGCTCAATGCGCTGAAGTACACCGACAGCTCACGGATGACCAGCCAGGCGAGTTTTATCGCCTACGACATAATGGACCGTATCCGTGCCAACTCCGGCGCCGATTACACCGTCACGCCACCGACGTCGGGCAACCTGAGCGTCGCCCGGGACCAGGACCTTTACGATTTCACCACCAACATCGTTAATTTCGGCGGCGCCACTGCCACCGGCACCATTGCGTTGAACCAGCGTGTGTACACCATCACTATCACTTGGGATGACTCGCGTGCGGCCAATATCGCCAATTCGCGTCGCAGCTTTGTCCTGACCAGTCGTGCCACGGTCGATCCGGTGGCGACGCCATGAGCCGCTCCAGTCGAGGTTTTGGACTGATCGAGTTGTTGATCGCTCTCGCATTGAGCTTGATTGTGGTGCTGGGTGTGGCGCAGATTTTCATCGCGGCGAAGAACACCTACGTCAGCCAGAACACCG
This genomic window contains:
- a CDS encoding CreA family protein is translated as MRMAKGLLGLLLAMPLLASAEEIGQVSTVFKFVGPNDRIVVEAFDDPKVEGVTCYLSRAKTGGVKGGLGLAEDRAEASIACRQVGPISFKGELKDGDEVFKERTSLVFKTMQVVRFLDKKRNTLVYLVYSDRLIEGSPQNAVTAIPILPWTHAQ
- the ribF gene encoding bifunctional riboflavin kinase/FAD synthetase, coding for MQLVRGLHNLRPQHRGCVATIGNFDGVHRGHQAILARLRERAIELGVPSCVVIFEPQPREFFAPDTAPARLARLRDKLQLLAEEGVDRVLCLAFNQRLSKLSANEFVDTILVDGLGVQHLEVGDDFRFGCDRIGDFDFLQHAGVLQGFTVEAAQTVELDGIRVSSTQVRNALAAADFALAERLLGRPFRIAGRVLHGQKLARQLGTPTANIQLKRRRVPLTGVYLVNVDIDGKTWPGVANIGVRPTVQGDGKAHLEVHLLDFAGDLYDRRLTVVFHHKLREEQRFASLEALKTAINADVAAARALSHLAPIANEEP
- the lspA gene encoding signal peptidase II, translated to MPNAAGRFGRLSWLWLSLLVLVIDQASKFYFEGKLEMYQQIVVIPDLFSWTLAYNTGAAFSFLADSSGWQRWLFALIAVVVSAVLVVWLKRLGRNETWLAIALALVLGGALGNLYDRIALGHVIDFILVHWQNRWYFPAFNFADSAITVGAVMLALDMFKSKKTGEAVHD
- the rpsT gene encoding 30S ribosomal protein S20, whose translation is MANTPSAKKRAKQAEKRRSHNASLRSMVRTYIKNVVKAIDAKDAEKAQAAYVLAVPVIDRMADKGIIHKNKAARHKSRLNGHVKALNLAVAA
- the cgtA gene encoding Obg family GTPase CgtA, whose amino-acid sequence is MKFVDEVSIRVKAGDGGNGCMSFRREKFIENGGPNGGDGGDGGSVYMIADENLNTLVDYRYTRHFDAERGSNGGSTDCTGKKGEELVLRVPVGTTVIDAATQEVIGDLTKAGQKLLVAHGGWHGLGNTRFKSSTNRAPRQTTPGKPGEARDLKLEMKVLADVGLLGLPNAGKSTFIRSVSAAKPKVADYPFTTLVPNLGVVSVDRWKSFVVADIPGLIEGASDGAGLGIRFLKHLSRTRLLLHLVDMAPLDDASAPDAAEVIVSELTKFSPSLAERDRWLVLNKCDQILEEEHDARVKEIVDRLEWTGPVYVISAISKLGTERLCHDIMRYMEDRADRLANDPAYKEELAELDQRIEDEARAQLQALDDQRALRRSGVKSVHDIGDDDWDEEDVDDEDGPEIIYVRD
- the proB gene encoding glutamate 5-kinase, coding for MRSKVTGAQRWVVKIGSALLTADGKGLDRAAMGVWVEQMVALHEAGVELVLVSSGAVAAGMSRLGWTVRPSAMHELQAAAAIGQMGLVQAWESSFAEHGRHTAQILLTHDDLSDRKRYLNARSTLRALVELKVIPVINENDTVVTDEIRFGDNDTLAALVANLVEADLLVILTDRDGMFDADPRNNPNANLIYEARADDPALDAVAGGTGGALGRGGMQTKLRAARLAARSGAHTIIVGGRIERVLDRLKAGERIGTLLSPERGMLAARKQWLAGHLQTRGTLVLDAGAVTALSKGNKSLLPVGVKLVQGSFRRGEMVVCVAPDGREIARGLANYSALEAQKIIGQSSEAIVGLLGYMAEPELVHRDNLILV
- the murJ gene encoding murein biosynthesis integral membrane protein MurJ, producing MNLLKSLAAVSSITMLSRILGFVRDTLIARTFGAGMATDAFFIAFKLPNLLRRIFAEGAFSQAFVPILAEYKSQKGEEATRTFIAYVSGLLTLVLALVTALGMLAAPWVIWATAPGFTDTPEKFELTSSLLRVTFPYILLISLSSLAGAILNTYNRFSVPAFVPTLLNVSMIIFSVFLTPYFDPPVMALGWAVLVGGLAQLLYQLPHLKKIGMLVLPRLNLRDTGVWRVMKQMLPAILGVSVSQISLIINTIFASFLVAGSVSWMYYADRLMELPSGVLGVALGTILLPTLAKTYASKDRNEYSRILDWGLRLCFVLVLPCSLALGILAEPLTVSLFQYGQFSAFDASMTQRALIAYSVGLLGIIVIKVLAPGFYAQQNIRTPVKIAIFTLVVTQLFNLVLIGPLAHAGLALAISAGACINAGLLFYQLRKQQMYQPQPGWAKFGLKLVIAVLVMSAVLLVGMHFMPAWDQGHMLERFLRLGALVAAGVVSYFGMLLLMGFRLRDFNRKALS
- the ileS gene encoding isoleucine--tRNA ligase, which codes for MTDYKATLNLPDTAFPMKAGLPQREPQILQRWDSIGLYGKLREIGKDRPKFVLHDGPPYANGTIHIGHALNKILKDMIIRSKTLSGFDAPYVPGWDCHGLPIEHKVEVTHGKNLGADKTRELCRAYATEQIEGQKSEFIRLGVLGDFANPYKTMDFKNEAGEIRALAEIVKGGFVFKGLKPVNWCFDCGSALAEAEVEYENKKSSTIDVAFPIADEAELAAAFGLASLAKPASIVIWTTTPWTIPANQALNVHPEFNYALVDVGDKLLVLAEELVESCLARYSLEGSVIATTTGKALELINFRHPFYDRLSPVYLAEYVELGAGTGVVHSSPAYGVDDFVTCKKYGMVNDDIINPVQSNGVYVPSLEFFGGQFIWKANPAIVDKLTEVGALLHTSIIEHSYMHCWRHKTPLIYRATAQWFIGMDKEPVTGDTLRKRAIKAIEETKFVPAWGQARLHSMIANRPDWCISRQRNWGVPIPFFLNKESGELHPRTAELMEEVAKRVEVEGIEAWFKMDAAELLGDEAPQYDKISDTLDVWFDSGTTHWHVLRGSHPMGHETGPRADLYLEGSDQHRGWFHSSLLTGCAIDNHAPYRELLTHGFTVDESGRKMSKSLGNVIAPQKVNDTLGADIMRLWVASTDYSGEMAVSEQILQRSADAYRRIRNTARFLLSNLTGFNPATDILPAEEMLALDRWAVDRTLLLQRELQEHYGEYRFWNVYSKIHNFCVQELGGFYLDIIKDRQYTTGANSKARRSAQTALYHISEALVRWIAPILAFTADELWEYLPGERNESVMLNTWYEGLTELPADVELGRAYWERIMEVKVAVNKEMEIQRAAKAVGGNLQAEVTLFAEEALSADLAKLSNELRFVLITSTATVAPFVQAPADAVVTEVSGLKLQVVKSSHAKCARCWHCREDVGVNPEHPEICGRCVDNISGAGEVRHYA
- the fkpB gene encoding FKBP-type peptidyl-prolyl cis-trans isomerase, giving the protein MAEQRIRQNTEVTLHFALRLENGDTVDSTFDKAPATFKVGDGNLLPGFEAALFGFKAGDKRTLTIQPENAFGQPNPQNVQIIPRSQFKDMELSPGLLVIFNDAANTELPGVVKEFDDEQVTIDFNHPLAGKTLTFDVEIISVKSL